TGGCCAGcttttatataatcattatatagccaaattttgtattcatgtttttttaaattaaaacttCATCCTGAGAATGATTAAATAGATTCTACTTCTTTTGTACATTTTGGTTTTTCTTCTTGAAGTTATTTTCATTATTCCATGTATTAATCTTTTATGTGgatttttgaaaatacatttcattttattgtatttacccCTGGCCTATAGAAGTATCCAAACAAAGCTGTATAATGAGTTGCAATCTCCAATTTCACACTTTTACATGtagaaatgtgttttatttattagGCTGGTGTCACACACATCGTGCTAGCTGTCAGCTACCGTGCCGATCAGATGGAGCAGGAACTTAGAAATGTGGAAAAAAAGGTAAATATTGTTCTCGTCAtttctttcatattttcatttcagttttaatattgttttcaatatataGGTTGGCATTTTCTACATTACAGGGTATAATTAATGGAATTACCATGTTTCACCAGGTATTTGATTTGAAGACAAGTTATTAGCAACAATTGATATTGGACGATAATAATCTATAGATATAGGTGTAACAAAATTTTAGTAGGttgatattatacatgttataGGTAACTGAAATGTTGACCAGCGCTCAGCCTCATCAATAGTCCTAATTCAAAGCTTCAGTATTTGCATCCTTCTCCATCAAGTGGAGAAGAAAGAAATAATCTATCTATAATGATATAgtaaaaaacaattttaataattgtaaagttaattgaaaataaagagtatctgaataaattcaaaatccaagatggccattatggcagtcattttgaaaatcacattttgaaaattattcagTTCCACCCAAGATGGtcctgatcaagtgttgtttgttttgtgtccAAACTGGTCTAAATTCCCAAGTGGAATCTCAATAATGAATTGTTCCCAGTTTCACTATATACTGCTAGTAAATATGTATACTCTGGTTCTAAATAGGCAGCTGAcagttaaggcccatgggcctatTGTTAAGCTAAGGTTAAGGTCCTACTAAATGTCACTAATACTGTGCATTGTGTTATTTTCAGTTGGGTGTTAAGATAATTATTTCATTGGAATCTGAACCTTTAGGAACAGGTAAACAATATCACATTTGAAGATATTGGTGGACAATTTATAATTAATAGCAAATAATGCTTATTTAAGACTTCTATTTTCATCTGTCGAGATTTGACTTAAAGGATATTCTGGttcatattaaattttattgaaatactGAACAATACATTGCATATGCATTTCAATCAATAGCTTTGACAATTTTTTATACCAACTGACTCATAAATTTTCTTAAATAAGCCAAATAACTATATCATTAGTTTTCATGGTTTAATCCATTATACAATTAGCTGTCATCAATTTCCTCTGCTTTCCATTTTCTATCTATCTCATTGATTAActttattattgttatatatcaccaACAGCTGGACCCTTAGCATTAGCCAAGGATCATTTAAATAAAGACAACGAACCTTTCTTCGTTCTCAACAGTGATGTCATATGTGATTTCCCCTTTAAACAAATGGTTCAGTTTCACAAACATCATGGCCGAGAGGGAACAATTATGGTAAGTAGACTACTGTAGTACTATTCTCAACATTAATGATAATACTATCAAATTTTTGACATCTCCCAAATCCAAGGGTTCTGCtgttattatacctttatttaTTACCCGTGGAATCTGTCATAGCAAAATCAAGGCTCTGAATGCATCATCTGTGGTGGATGATACAGGCTGTGTTAGTGATTATTCTTAAaatcattaatgaaaataaaaagattcCTGTATAAAAGACCATGTGTTCAGATGGTTGGTTTTAGTTTTACCGGTTGATAAAATTCTAAGGTGATGGCTTTGCCACTCATTCAGCGATATTTCTTGAGCAGCTTGAAGTTTATTTGTACCTTTATCTCAAAAATACAAATGTCTACGtaaaattgatttgaaaatttaatctTAATTTTCTCAGGTGACGAAAGTTGATGAGCCGTCCAAATATGGTGTTGTCATTTATGATGCAGAAAATGGAAGGATACAACGATTTGTAGAGAAACCACAGGAATATGTGTCTAATAAAATCAATGCTggaatgtacatatttaatccTTCTATACTGGACAGGATTCCAGTAAGTATATCCTTCTTTAATTCTTTTTCTGTTTACATTTTACACTGCATAATAATTAGGAAGGATGACACAATTATTGATACAGATCTTATGGAAGCATACATTTGTAGCACTTGTGGCACAATGCATACATTTGTGGTACTATGCATACATTTGTGACAATATGCATGTACTTGTGGCACTATGCATACATTTGTGGCAATATGCATACATTTGtgacagtatacatgtacatacatttgtgGCAATATGCATACATTTGTGGCACTACATGCATATACTGGTGGCATTACCTGGTACATTGTATGCATACATTTGTGGCACATCTCAAATAAGGAAATGAATTtacattaatttgttttaagaCTTGGGATGCTATTTACATGTTTATGCCAAATGCCTATAGTTGTACTATTAGATTGGGCCTCactgctacattgtatatgctaCAGTAGCTGTTTCTCTGGTAACCAAGTATTGATAATTTGGGATGTTACTGTAAAGTAATAAAACTCAGATAGTAGAAAACCTCATAAGTTAAAATGAATATTCAGGATTTATTAAACTGGTAGTTATAGATAGTTGTGTGTAATAGCTGAAGACAAACCAGGTTTTACTGCACAGAACAATTATTTTGATAGTGTTGTTATAGAAATGTTATTTAGAAGGGATTGACAATACACcaaaagtgatatttcaaaGATACTATAttaaataaaccaaaaaaaaagcaataagggtaaagtatTTTAAGGATAAGCAATATGGTAACTTGCGTGAGAGGATGTACAGGATGATTTTACGTTTTTCTTGTCCTCgttatacaaagtatggtaCAGTAAGTGTTTAATACTTGTGTGGAACTGAACTGGATTGTCAAGCTATTTGGTTAGAGCATAGAATTTGAAGGTCTCCTATGTTTCAATCCTAGCCTGATCATgatcattgtacatgtgtattttcCCTTCCTTACTATAgcagttttttgtttgtttgttgtttttttgtttttttttgtgattggTCAAGTTTGATTGATCAGAACTTTTCTCATGTAATGTATGGCTAACTAATTATAAGTATGTATTGATTTCAGCTGGAGCCAACTTCCATAGAAAAAGATGTGTTTCCCAACATGGCCAGTGATAGTGACTTGTATGCCATGGAACTCCAAGGTAATGTCTTAAGGGTGTATGCATCCTTACTGTTTGTGAACATGTATGATTGTTTCCAATTCTTAAGATTCTCATATACATTATAATGGAGGAGAATTATTAATATGATTTGTTGAGGAAACTTGTGTGAAGAGTGTAAACTTGTGTGAAGAGTGTAAACTTGTGTGAAGAGTGTAAACTTGTGTGAAGAGTGTAAACTTGTGTGAAGAGTGTAAACTTTTGTGAGGAGTGTAAACTTGTGTGAAGAGTGTAAACTTGTGTGAAGAGTGTAAAACTTTTGTGAAGAGTGTAAACTTTTGTGAGGAGTGTAAACTTGTGTGAAGAGTGTAAACTTTTGTGAGGAGTGTAAACTTTTGTGAGGAGTGTAAACTTGTGTGAATGGTGTAAAACTTTTGTGAAGAGTGTAAACTTTTGTGAGGAGTGTAAACTTGTGTGAAGAGTGTAAACTTTTGTGAAGAGTGTAAACTTTTGTGAAGAGTGTAAAACTTTTGTGAAGAGTGTAAACTTGTGTGAAGAGTGTAAACTTGTGTGAAGAGTGTAAACTTGTGTGAAGAGTGTAAAACTTTTGTGAAGAGTGTAAAACTTTTGTGAATATTGTAAACTTGTGTGAAGAGTGTAAACTTGTGTGAATATTGTAAACTTGTGTGAAGAGTGTAAAACTTGTGTGAAGAGTGTAAAACTTTTGTGAAGAGTGTAAACTTGTGTGAAGAGTGTAAACTTGTGTGAAGAGTGTAAAACTTTTGTGAATATTGTAAACTTGTGTGAAGATTGTAAACTTGTGTGAAGAGTGTAAAACTTGTGTGAAGAGTGTAAAACTTTTGTGAAGAGTGTAAAACTTTTGTGAAGAGTGTAAAACTTGTGTGAAGAGTGTAAAACTTTTGTGAAGAGTGTAAACTTGTGTGAAGAGTGTAAAACTTGTGTGAAGAGTGTAAAACTTTTGTGAATATTGTAAAACTTTTGTGAAGAGTGTAAAACTTGTGTGAAGAGTGTAAAACTTGTGTGAAGAGTGTAAAACTTTTGTGAAGAGTGTAAAACTTGTGTGAAGAGTGTAAAACTTGTGTGAAGAGTGTAAAACTTGTGTGAAGAGTGTAAACTTGTGTGAAGAGTGTAAACTTGTGCGAAGAGTGTAAACTTGTGTGAAGAGTGTAAAACTTTTGTGAATATTGTAAACTTGTGTGAAGATTGTAAACTTGTGTGAAGAGTGTAAAACTTTTGTGAAGAGTGTAAACTTGTGTGAAGAGTGTAAAACTTTTGTGAAGAGTGTAAACTTGTGTGAAAAGTACATATAAGAATGTACACATTCAACAAACTAACTTGTACAATTGTTAGTTCCTTATTTTTTCAAGTCAACTTTAACATATTataataaagggagataactcaaataACTTGTTTATTGGCGTGGGAGTATAGTTATAgcatatatgataaatattgatTACTATATTGgtgattacaatgtatataggtactgtatagaACTGTAATATCATAGTAGAGGTTTTTTGTGCTTTTTCTTAACAGGTTATTTCATAACTTTAATCCTGATGTTTTGTGAGTTAAAGATGATTTTTGTTAAAATCTATCAGTTCAgaatgcaaaaataaaatttctacACAAATACACTCCCTTATAAAAGGttgatgtaaacattttataattgttaAAAACTTCTTTAATTAggatataaaatgtaaatattacctTAATATTTTTGGTGACAGGATTCTGGATGGACGTTGGCCAGCCTAAAGACTTCCTCACAGGAATGTGTATGTTCCTTGGCTCTCTACGCCAGAAGTCACCTGATCAGTTACACAGTGGAGAAGGGATCGTAGGAAATGTTTTAGTTGTAAGTTAATTAGATAAGTCAAACTTACTTAACAGTTGTTTGCTCCAAGTAACTTTGTATCCATTCATTATGTATgatgattttatcatttaaaatgaGGAACTTTATTTTCTAGCAATACTTTTTCTATGTAGTTGAAGGGCAGTTGATTAGGTTAAATAGTTTTTATGTCCCCATTTGATTTATCATGCCCCTGTACATTTCATTTCGGGCCATACTGCTCCATGACTTACCGTGAttccgtctgtctgtctctccaCCTGTCCAACTGCTGCCATAATCAAAGCTTATCAAGGCAAATCAGATCCAAGCTTAAAGTGTTGCTCTTTGTCTGTCAGTCTTCTTATTCttcaaatgtttaattttttttttttttttagatattttaggTTTTGGctttttttcagtatttatacaCATTTATTCCTGTTTGTGTCAAAGCAGGAGTTTGGGCGTGcatataacacaaacattttaaagtccTTGTAGTTTTTTATATGTCTTTTATGACATTTCTTTAACACAGGATCCTAGTGCAAAGATCGGTAAAAACTGTCGGATCGGTCCTAATGTGACCATAGGACCAGACGTAGTTATTGAAGACGGTGTATGTGTCAAACGGTGTACAATCCTAAAGGGGGCAACCATCAAATCTCACTCATGGCTCGAATCCTGCATAATAGGTTGGAAATGTGTCTTAGGTCGCTGGGTAAGTAATTTGATTGGCTCTCAGAAGTTACAGTAATGGAAATGAAGATACATTAATATTAATGAATCCAAAGTTGTGAATATCAATTAAAGTATAATATTACCTAGTTTAGAATTTTTGtgaatatcaattaaaatgtaatattacctgGTAAGGAATCTTTGtgaatatcaattaaaatataatgttaCCTGGTACAGAATCTTTGtgaatatcaattaaaatataatattaccTGGTAAGGAATCTTTGtgaatatcaattaaaatataatgttaCCTGGTACAGAATCTTTGtgaatatcaattaaaatataatattaccTGGTAAGGAATCTTTGTgaatatcaattgaaatataatgttACCTGGTACAGAATCTTTGtgaatatcaattaaaatataatattaccTTGTTAGGAATCTTTGTGATTGTCAATAAAGATATACAAACATGGATTGACacttacatttaaatatgtgtTGGTATTCAGAAAATTGAGGTCTTTCCTCTATGATCCATGACAGTATTTGTTTTGTATGACGTCTATTCATGGTCACAAATCCGCGGCGATGTCTACGGCAGATCAGTTAGTATAGAGATGAAACATAG
Above is a window of Pecten maximus chromosome 7, xPecMax1.1, whole genome shotgun sequence DNA encoding:
- the LOC117330665 gene encoding mannose-1-phosphate guanyltransferase beta-like: MKALILVGGYGTRLRPLTLSCAKPLVEFGNKPMLLHQLEALVEAGVTHIVLAVSYRADQMEQELRNVEKKLGVKIIISLESEPLGTAGPLALAKDHLNKDNEPFFVLNSDVICDFPFKQMVQFHKHHGREGTIMVTKVDEPSKYGVVIYDAENGRIQRFVEKPQEYVSNKINAGMYIFNPSILDRIPLEPTSIEKDVFPNMASDSDLYAMELQGFWMDVGQPKDFLTGMCMFLGSLRQKSPDQLHSGEGIVGNVLVDPSAKIGKNCRIGPNVTIGPDVVIEDGVCVKRCTILKGATIKSHSWLESCIIGWKCVLGRWVRMENVSVLGEDVTVKDELYINGGRILPHKTIGTSVPEPQIIM